In Streptomyces sp. TLI_146, the genomic stretch GAGGGCCGTTCGCCCGCTGCCCCGATTGGTCCGGCCCGCCGACGCCGGGAGCACACGCCCGAGCCGTAGGAGCCGAAGGAGGGACCCGATGACCGTCACCACAGTCGCGCCCCTCCTGGGCCGGGCAGGGCTCGGCACCCTGGTCGCGGATCCGGTGGCGGACGGCCCTGGCGTCGGCCGCCACCCCGACCCGGGCTGCCGACACCTTCGCGCCCGCTGGAGCCCGGCCGCCGTCGACACCACCCAGGAAGTCGCCGCCTACCAGACGGAGTCCGCCCCACCCCGAGAGGAAGCACGACCATGACCACCAAACAGGCCAACCGCATGACGATCGCGCTGCCCGGCCCGTACCAGAAGCGGCTCGTGAACATCGCCCGTGAGGTGAGCTTCCCACCGGGTGCCCGCCTCTTTGAGGAGGGCCGCCGGGCCGATCGGTTCTGGGTGGTCCACACCGGCACGGTAGCGCTGGACATGCGCGTCCCCGGACGCCAGGCAGCCGTCATCGACTCGATCGGCGCCGGCGAACTCGTCGGCTGGTCCTGGCTGTTCCCGCCGCACCTCTGGCACTTGGGCGCCGAGGCGGTGACACCCGTGCGCGCCTACGAGTTCGACGCGATCACCGTCCGCCTCATGTGCGACAGCGACCCCCGGCTCGGCTCCTCGGTCGCGCTGTGGGTCGGCCAGGTCCTCACCCACCGACTGCAACAGGCCCGCACCAGGCTGCTCGACCTGTACGCACCGTACGGGAGCGGGGTCCCGCGATGACGTCACACCCGCCCGGCCCTGTGACCCACCCGCGCCACGCACAGAACCCCGCTGTGGCCGCCGCCCCGCGCTCGACCGCCCGGTCCACTGGCGCGGCCGCTACGGATGCCTTCGGTTCCAACGGCCCCTCAACGCGGCCGCGTTCGCCAAGGAGGCCGCGCATCTCCTCCTCGACCCACTTACTCGACCTCACCGTCGACCGTACCTCTGGAGGCACACCATGACCGCGGAGTTCGGGGCTTCGCCCCACACCGTGAGCGACGTGATGACCCACACCGTCGTCTCGATCGGCCGCGACGCCCCGTTCAAGGAAATCGTGGAACTGATGGAGCAGTGGCAGATCAGCGCCCTGCCGGTAGTGGAGGGCGAGGGCCGGGTGATCGGCGTCGTGTCGGAGGCGGACCTGCTGCCCAAGGAGGAGTTCCGCGGTGACCGACCCGACCGTCTGTCCCAGCCGCAACGCCTCTCCGACCTGGCCAAGGCGGGGGCTGTCACCGCCGGTGAGCTCATGAGCACCCCGGCCGTGACCGTGCACCCCGACGCCACTCTCGCCCAGGCAGCCCGGATCATGGCCGTCCGGAAGGTCAAGCGACTGCCCGTCATCGACCAACTGGGCATGCTCCAAGGAGTGGTGAGTCGCAGCGACCTGCTCAAGGTGTTCCTGCGCCCCGACGACGACATCGCCGCCGAAGTGGCTCGCACCGTGATCGCCTACCTCTTCCCACGGCAGACCGTCACCGCCACGGTCGAGCAAGGGACCGTGACCTTCCACGGGCCGATGCCCGACCGGACGCTGGTCCCGATCGCGGCGCGGCTCGCCCAGGCCGTCGAGGGGGTCGTGGACGTCCACATGGACCTCTCCCAACCTGCCGCGCCCGCGCGATGACACCCATCGCGGAGTAGCCGTCAGCCGATCCGGTAGCCGTTGTAGACGTAGCCGCCCTCCAGCTGAAGGTGCCACCACTGGTTGCCCGCGTCGCTGATGCACGACTTGTCGACCGCGCGGTAGTAGTCGTCGAGGTAGCCCGTGACGCTGGAGCTACCCGCAGGCGACGTATGCACGGGAGTGCCCTCCTTGAACAACATGTATGTGCTTGAGATGGATGTGCACGACCAGGTAGCGGTGGCGTTCGCGGTCGCGGGCGCGGCCAGTACGACGGCAGCCAGGGCCGTGGTGATGCCCAACGCTTTGAAAGTGCCCTTCACGTTTCTCTCCCCCTTGGCTTGAGGCACATCACACAGTGGTGTACAAGAGCCAGCCTGACGCGTCAATCTGCGTTCCCCGTAGTGAGGTACCGGCCAAAACGCCCCCGCCTCCGGACACCTCGCCGCCGCTCACACCTGCCCCCAGGTGGTGTGCCCGAGGACCAGGTGGCAAGTACCTGCTGCCGACCTGCGACCTGTCGGCCTGGCCATTGAGTTGCCGTAAGTGACCGCCGGGCCCCATGATGCGGCAGGCGGCTCCCGCCACACACTTCAGCACCGCTGTCATCCCGTGGGGGGATCTGTCCAAATGGGCGCTTCACTGCGCGCCTTGCGCGCTCTCGTCCTGCTCGCCGGCTTCTACCTGCTCGGCGTCTTCCTGCTGGCCGCCCTCGCAGGCGCCGACTACGCCGTCTCCACCTGGTTGCACGGCCCCATCGTCTACGACGTCATCATCGGCTCGGTCGTCCTCGCGATCCCGATCGTGCGCGGCCTGTTCATGCTGCGCACCCCCAAGAGCGATCCGTCGGCCGGCGTCACCGTCAGCGTCACCCAGGCCCAGGAGCCCGCCCTGTGGGAGGCTGTGCGCGACGTCGCCCGGCAGGTCGGCACCCGCGCGCCCGACGAGATCGTGCTGATCGAGAAGGTGAACGCGGCCGTCAGCGAGGAGTCCTCGCTGCTGGGCCTGCGGCCCGGTACCCGTCGCCTCTACCTCGGCCTGCCGCTGATGATGGGCATGGACGAGATGCAGCTGCGTGCCGTGCTCGCCCACGAGATGGGCCACTACGCCAACTTCGACACCCGTCTCACCCCCCTGATCGCCCGCGGCCGCGCCCAACTGATCCGCACCATCGCCCACTTCCACGAGCGCTCCCACACGAAGCTCGCCAAGGAACGCGCGAGGCAGGAGAAGCACGCCGCCAAGCGCAGGGCCAAGGGCAGACGGGCCACGATGATCGACACCCCGGGCCTGGGTGCGACGTACCGAGGCATGGCCAACGTCTACACGGCGTACGGCAACTTCTACCTGCGCACCTCCCTCTCCGCCGCCCGCCGCCAGGAGCTCGCGGCCGACCTCGCCGCGGTCCGGGTCGCCGGGCGCGACTCCACCGCCTCCGCCCTGCGCGAGCTGAACGCCCTCGGCTCGGCACACGACTTCTACATGAGTTCGTACGCCACCCTCGGCATCAGCGCCGGCCTGCTGCCCCGCCCCGGTCAGGTCTTCGGCGGACTGCGCAAGCTGCTCGACGCCCGCGCCACGGACCTGGAGAAGCTGCGCCAAGAGCTCCCGACCGAGCCCACCTCCCCCTACGACTCCCACCCCGCGCTCGCCGAACGCGTCGCCCGCATCGAGGCCCAGCCCGACGACAGCCGCGCCGGAGAGACCGCCCGCCCTGCCGTACAACTCCTGGCCGACGCGGACGCCGCGCTGGCCGCGCTGGAGCAGGCCGTCCTCACCCCGGAGACCCTCGCCCTCAAGCGCGTGGACTGGGAGGACCTCGTCCACGAGTCGATGACGGTGTACGTGGGCCAGGGCGCGGAGGAGATCCGCGAGGCCCTCACCGCCGAGGGCGCAGGACCGGAGCTCGCCGCCCTGCTCGACGCGATCGACGCCGACCCGGCGGTGCGCTGGCGGATCGCCGACCGCCTCCCTAAGCCCGAGCAGGCGGCTGCCGCGACCGGCGACGCCGTCCGCGACTACGCCCGCCCGGTCCTGCGGCGCGCCCTGAACCAGCTGATCACCGTAGAACTGACGGCACGCGGCGCCGCCCGCTGGCAGCTCTCCTGGTCCGACCCGGCCGCCCTGCGCTACCCGACGGACGGCTTCGAGGACCAGCTGGACCTGGCCCTGGACGCGACGGTCGCGGACCTCCCCGACACCGAACTCCTGCGAAAACTGGTGCTGGCCGGGTAATCGTCTGATCGCGCGACCGCGCTCACCACCTGACCACCACCCCGACGGTCACCGTCACGGCACAACAAGCTCGCGGCGACCGGCACGGGATGGGAGCACGCGCGTCTCCTGTCATCCGACGCAGGACCGCCACCGCTCGGAGGAAGAGGCCGACGATGGCCCAACCCGATCGCCCAGGGGCGATGCTTCCTGTGGTTCAGTTCGGAACTCCCGCGTGCCTCGCCGACCTGGTTGTCGTCGCCACCTAGCATCGAAGCATGTGGAGACCCAGCCGGGCGGTCCTGCATCGCCTCTTGGCCAGAGCCCGCTCCGGGCAGCGACGTCCGCGTGGAACGGCAGCGTCGGCGCGGCGCCGGGACTGGCTGGCGTGGGCCGGCGTGGGGACAGCGGTCGTCGCGGCCGTGGGCGCGCTGGTCTTCAACGCACTGTCAGCGGCTTCCACGAGCAGCCAGATCGAGGTCACCCGGCAGGGCCAGGTGACCGAGCGGTTCAGCAAGGCCGTCGAACACCTGGGCTCCGCCGGCATCGATGTCCGCCTGGGCGGGGTATACGCCCTGGGCCGGGTGATGCGTGACTCCCCACCGGACCAGGCGAGCGTCGTGGAAGTACTCTCGGCGTTCGTCCGCAACAAGGCCGGAACGGCCGCGGATTCCGTGGCCGACGCACCGGCCGCCCGCGCCGCCGTCCGGCAGCCGGGCACCGACATGAAGGCAGCCCTGAGCGTGCTCGCGCGCCGCAACCCCAAGCACGACGCACCCGGTCAACGTACCGACCTGACACGCACCAACCTGAGCGGCTTCGACCTGCGCGGCATGGACCTGCACGACGCCGATCTGGGCGGGGCGGACCTGCGCGGCGCGAACCTGCGCGTTGTCAACCTCTCCGGCGCGGATCTCGGTTTCGCGAACCTGACTGGTGCGGACCTGCTCCTCGCTGACCTTCGCGGTGCGCAGGCGTTCGGAGCGAAATTCACCGACGCCAGGCTGGACGACGCACACCTGGAGAATGCGCGCTTGCTCGACCTAACGGGAGCACATGTCAACGAGGGCACGACGGGCCTGCAAGGACGGCGACCTTGAGGATGCCGGTGACACGGCTGGTGCTGCGGCGCCGCTGTCGCAGGGGTCGCCCCGCGTACGCGTGTCATCGGGCGCCTACCCCAGCGATGGGCATTGCGCGCCTTGTTCGTGGCGATGCGATGCCACACAACCACGGCCGCAGCGACCCGCCGTGCGCCTCTGTTCTCTCCCGGGTGCGCCGAGCCTCCAGGAAGGTATCGGACATCACCTCCTCAGCTGCCGACCAGCCGCCCGTCAGCCGGAAAGCATGGTTGTAGACCCCTGGCAGTCAGCCGCGCACCGTGAGATCGTCCGCAGGTGACCGACGCTGCTGGTGAAGCAAAGCCCCTGAGACGGCCGGACGACCGCGCTGCGTCCGCCCTGCGCTTCGCGACGGAACTCGTCGCGTGGGTGGCCACCCTCTGGGCCCTGGCCAGTCACTCATGGCTGCTTGCCGTCCTGTCCGTGCTGACCCTGATCGGCCTTCCGACGTTGTTCTCCACCCCGGGGGACAAGGCCAACGTGATCATCGCGGTGCCCGGCTGGGCCACGATCCTGCTGGTGCTCCTCCAACTCACCGCGGCCGTGGTCTCCTCGTGGCTGGCCTGGCCCGCCTGGGCAGCGGCCCCCGTGACCTTGCTGGCCGCCGCCACCCTCGTCACGGAACGACGACGCTGGCGCTGGCTGGTCTCCACGGACCGACTCGCCAACTGAAGCGCTGCTGGCACCCGGCGGAACAGCCCCCGCCCGTACCGTTCAGCCCGGACGGCGCCAGGGCGTGCGCGGCTCCCGCCTCGCGCAAGGCCGCCCAGCGCGACGATGACCCACGCACTGCTTGCCGGACGCCCACCGGATGGCTCCCAGGGTGGCGCGCACGGCCGCTCCATCCCGCTCGAACCTGGTGGGTCGGCGACTCCGTGCCGGTCGTCGAGGGATGGGCCGCAGTCTGTCGGGGAACGGCGTGGTGGATGAGCGACGAGGGGAGAGGGTCATGGAGGCGGGAACCGTTGCGGTGTTGGTGGCGGGCATGGGGGTGTTGGGCACGTTGCTCGCGCCGTTGGCCACGGCGTGGGTGAGCGCACGATCACGGTCACAGGAGTTCGAGTTGCGCCGGCTGGCCGACGGGGACGCGCGACGCCACGAATCCGTAGCGGCAGACCTGGAGCGCCGACGGGCGACCTACATCGCCCTCAACACCAGCGCCCGCCTGTGGCGGATACGGCTGATGGAGGACCTGAACCGGTTCCCCGACCGCCCCGGTCCGTCCCCGGAGACGAATGAGGCCCGCCTGTCGTTCCAGAACGACTTCGCGCAGGCCCAGATGCTCGTACCGGACGGTGTACTGGACGCCGCCAACCGCGTACGGATCGCTCTGGCCGATGCGTACAAACGGCTCGGGCGGCTCGACGAAGGTTCGCCACCCGAAGATCACACCTGTGAGGAACTGCGTGCGCTCCTGCTGGGGATGTGGGATGAGATCACGCAGATGCAGGCGGTGATGCGCAAGGACCTGGGGGTGGGTTCCGGAGACCCCGTGCCGTCGGAGCGGCCAGGAGCGTACCGGCCGCCGCTGGCCTAGGTGTATGGGCCGCAAGCGTTGCGGCGCCGTCGAGCTCCCCCGCGGGCAGGGTGGGCGGGGCGCTGTCGCGGGGTGCCTGACGCTCACGGACCAGCAGCGCAGCCGCCCCGCCGACGCGTCACCACCACCTTGCCCCCGCAGCCGGCTGCCGTTTTGGCATCGCAAAGATCCACCCGTATCCCCAGTTCACGACGGTCGTTGCCCAGGGCATGAAGAAGATCACTTCTGTCGCCGCGCTGGTCCTTGCCGGCGCCGCTCTCGCCGCCCCCGCCCACGCCGACGGCCCCAACGACCCGAATTCCTCGGGCCCCGTCCACGCGGCCGACAACTGGAACTTCTCTGCCGGTGTCGTCTGCATGCAGGAAACCGCCATCGTTCCGGCCCTCGGCGGCACCCCGGGCTTCGTCGGAGACGTTGACAACAACTGCGCCAACGGGAACGTCATTGATCACTCCTAGCCGTAGCCAGAACGCCACCGCACCCGCCGGTGACAGCCGAAATGCACGGACCCGAACAACCGGTCACACACGGGGAGTAACCATGTTCAGCATCCCTCGCCGCTACACCGCCATGGCCGCCGCAGGCGCACTCGTGGCCCTCGGTCTTGGCACCTCCCTCGCCGCGCAGGCCGACGCGCCCAAGGCCAAGGCCCCCGCCATCGCGATGTCCACCATCCAAGGGTGCAACACCGGCGTCTCGGCGCCGGTAAGCGACCGGCCCGGCCACGTCAGCGCCGGTGCATCCAGCAGCGGCTGCGCGAACAACTGGACCTTCACCGCCCAGTTGCAGAGCTCACGCTGGTGGGGCTGGGCCAACGACGCCGAGGAGCAGTGGATCGGCAGTGCCAGCCGCGGCCTGGGCGCAAGCTGCGCCGGTGTCCACGACCACCGAGTGATCCTGCGTTGGAGCAGCGGTCCGGCCAACGGCACCAAGATCGGCCCCGTCAGCAATCTCAACTGCGGCTAAACCGAGTGCGCTGACGCACGCCGCCCCCACCCCCTTGGCCACGAGGGGGTGGGGCGGGGGGCGGCGTGGGTGAACCGGAGACGGCCTCACCACCTCACCGAGCAGCCGCACCCACCGCCCGTACAGCAGAACCCCGTTGCCCGCTGTCGAGCCCCATGAGAACATCAAGGTTCATCGGTCCGTCTCTTTCGTTTACGCTGCTCAACGCGAATGAAAGGGTGCGGGCCGTTGCCGTGTCCACGGCTTTGAGGGACCCACCCAGATCTGCGAATGACAGGTACCGCTTGATGTCCACAACAGAGCTGTCTGAAGCCCGCATCGAAGATGCGAGCAACACCTTGGTTGCGCCTACGATGTTGCAAGACAATGACTTGATCAGGGACTTCTTCGGGTCCGTCATCACGCCAGAGGACCTTGCTTCCGGTTCGCCCGACCTCGCACAGAAGACCGTCTACCTGTGTGGCGGTATATCAGGGCTGAGTAGCCGCCAACTGCAGGCAGCCGCCCGGGTATTCGTCATCCGCGAGCTGTCACACGGCTACCCCGAGGACACCGACAGCCCGTGGACGCTCATCGACCTCGGCCGGGTTCCCATCCGCGTACAGGGCGTCGGCGTGTACTATCGCCGCTTCTTCCCACTCGACGCCGATCACTTCGGACAGATCAGCGCGGAGCACGCCTTCCAGTCCCTGACAGAGTCCACCAAACCTGGCACAGCCCATCGCAGCGGAATCTATCTGACGCCCGTCACACGCAACGGCGACAAACTGCACTTCCGTCTGCTCCGGTGCTCCACGAACCTCTCAGGGCCGACCGAGAACTTTCGCCAGACCGACACGCGCATCGTCGAGGCTCTGAAGCGCGAGGCCGCCACCCTCTTCCGGAACCACGCACCGCTGAACCACGTCCTCGCCCAGATCTACCACAACACCCTTGCCACAGCCGAGCGCAAGCAGTCCAAGGCCAAGATCTCGGCCCACGCCGACAAGACCAAGGACATGCCCGTCAACGGCATCATGGCCTTCTGCACCTTCTATGACCGGCTCGACAAGCTGCAGCCCCTCGCCGAAGACGCCTTCGACTATGGGGTGAAGGGCGTCAGCGCGCTGACCAAACTCCATTTTCGCCTCAAGGATTCGACCGAAAAGCACGACGGGGTCGCGCTCCCGCCGCAGTTCACCGTGCCCCTTTATCCCGGCTCCGTGTTCTTCATGCCGCTGTCCACCAACCGTCTGTATACACACGAAGTCCGGCCCTCACCATTGGACGCCGACTTGCTCCCGACCCGCCTGGGATACGTGGTGCGCTGTTCGAGCGCCGAAGCCGTTCACAAGGACGGCCAAACGTTTCTCAAGATAGCCGGGGACTTGGCGAAGCTGGAGCCGCCGACACCGGCCGGCATGGACGAACTGCGCGGGCTGTACGCCGAGGAGAACAGAACCTCGTCCTTCATAGACTACGGCGACAAGTTCCTCTTCAGCATGAACACAGGAGACTACCTTGCGCCCCGAGTCTAGGTTCTTGGATGAGATCCTCTCGTGCGAGTTGCCACCAGAGGGAGACCTCTTCGCGGACCTGTCCGCGTCAGTTCACTGGGAAGACGTAGGAAAAGGCCGACGAGGCGCCGTACTTACCAATATAGACGAGGCGAGTGGGGTGCCTCTCGTACGTACCACTACCCAATACAGCAACCCGACGCAGCATTTCCAGGCCGTGCACGAACGGCTGGCGCGACGGGTTCAAGAACGTGCGGCGCTCCCAGTCGGCTTCAACAACGCTCTCATCGAGAGCTACACCAACGCTTACACCACCATGGGCAGCCATTCCGACCAAGCCCTCGATCTGGCCGACGAGTCATTTATCGCCGTCTTCTCCTGTTACCAACACCCCGAAGCGATCCCGCCGAGGAAGCTGATCTTCGAGTCAAAGGGGTCCGATGGCGAGAAATTCGAGATCCCCCTCACCCACAACAGTGTTGTCGTGTTCTCTGTCGACTTGAATCGGCGACTCAGGCACAAAATCGTCTTGGACACGTCCGTCCAGGCGGCGGATAACCAATGGTTGGGTGTCACATTCCGAACATCCAAGACCTTCGTTCGGTTTCACGACGGGCAGGCACACCTCGCGCAGGGTGCGCGCCTCACGTCGGCCGACGACGAGCAGAGGCGCGAGTTCTACCAACTACGGCGCCGTGAGAACAAGGAAACGGACTTCGTCTACCCCCTGCTGACGTACACGGTCAGCGAGAGCGATCTGATGCCGCCCGTCTGATCTTGAGGGGGCGCGCCGTGCCGCAGTCGCTACGGCTTCATGTCGCGGCGCTCCCCCGGGCGTCCCGTAGCGCCGCGGGTGAAGCCCCAGGTCGCCGCGGACCTGGGGCCTCGTTCAGTAGCGGGTGACGCACGTCAGGGCATGGGTCATCCGGGTTCGGTGCTGTGTGGCCTGGTCAGCGGTTGAGGACTTCCTCGATCT encodes the following:
- a CDS encoding pentapeptide repeat-containing protein, with the translated sequence MGALVFNALSAASTSSQIEVTRQGQVTERFSKAVEHLGSAGIDVRLGGVYALGRVMRDSPPDQASVVEVLSAFVRNKAGTAADSVADAPAARAAVRQPGTDMKAALSVLARRNPKHDAPGQRTDLTRTNLSGFDLRGMDLHDADLGGADLRGANLRVVNLSGADLGFANLTGADLLLADLRGAQAFGAKFTDARLDDAHLENARLLDLTGAHVNEGTTGLQGRRP
- a CDS encoding sigma factor, translating into MPGVYNHAFRLTGGWSAAEEVMSDTFLEARRTRERTEAHGGSLRPWLCGIASPRTRRAMPIAGVGAR
- a CDS encoding M48 family metallopeptidase; the protein is MRALVLLAGFYLLGVFLLAALAGADYAVSTWLHGPIVYDVIIGSVVLAIPIVRGLFMLRTPKSDPSAGVTVSVTQAQEPALWEAVRDVARQVGTRAPDEIVLIEKVNAAVSEESSLLGLRPGTRRLYLGLPLMMGMDEMQLRAVLAHEMGHYANFDTRLTPLIARGRAQLIRTIAHFHERSHTKLAKERARQEKHAAKRRAKGRRATMIDTPGLGATYRGMANVYTAYGNFYLRTSLSAARRQELAADLAAVRVAGRDSTASALRELNALGSAHDFYMSSYATLGISAGLLPRPGQVFGGLRKLLDARATDLEKLRQELPTEPTSPYDSHPALAERVARIEAQPDDSRAGETARPAVQLLADADAALAALEQAVLTPETLALKRVDWEDLVHESMTVYVGQGAEEIREALTAEGAGPELAALLDAIDADPAVRWRIADRLPKPEQAAAATGDAVRDYARPVLRRALNQLITVELTARGAARWQLSWSDPAALRYPTDGFEDQLDLALDATVADLPDTELLRKLVLAG
- a CDS encoding alpha-ketoglutarate-dependent dioxygenase AlkB, with protein sequence MRPESRFLDEILSCELPPEGDLFADLSASVHWEDVGKGRRGAVLTNIDEASGVPLVRTTTQYSNPTQHFQAVHERLARRVQERAALPVGFNNALIESYTNAYTTMGSHSDQALDLADESFIAVFSCYQHPEAIPPRKLIFESKGSDGEKFEIPLTHNSVVVFSVDLNRRLRHKIVLDTSVQAADNQWLGVTFRTSKTFVRFHDGQAHLAQGARLTSADDEQRREFYQLRRRENKETDFVYPLLTYTVSESDLMPPV
- a CDS encoding Crp/Fnr family transcriptional regulator; the encoded protein is MTTKQANRMTIALPGPYQKRLVNIAREVSFPPGARLFEEGRRADRFWVVHTGTVALDMRVPGRQAAVIDSIGAGELVGWSWLFPPHLWHLGAEAVTPVRAYEFDAITVRLMCDSDPRLGSSVALWVGQVLTHRLQQARTRLLDLYAPYGSGVPR
- a CDS encoding CBS domain-containing protein, whose translation is MTAEFGASPHTVSDVMTHTVVSIGRDAPFKEIVELMEQWQISALPVVEGEGRVIGVVSEADLLPKEEFRGDRPDRLSQPQRLSDLAKAGAVTAGELMSTPAVTVHPDATLAQAARIMAVRKVKRLPVIDQLGMLQGVVSRSDLLKVFLRPDDDIAAEVARTVIAYLFPRQTVTATVEQGTVTFHGPMPDRTLVPIAARLAQAVEGVVDVHMDLSQPAAPAR